GTGCTGCAGGGACGAGAGAGAACTTGAGAGGGGTCGGCGCAACTCCAAGGGAATCCTCTCTCCGCCGGTGTGGATCAGATACACACTGGGCGCTTTCATTTCTTCTGAGTTCCCGCCACACGCTCCTTCTCTGTTCCTCGTAGCATCAGGCCCTTTCCCCATGTAGTGCGCAATGAGTTTCAGCACACAGTCGAACTGCGGGGGTTCTTGGGTGCTTTGGGAGTCCGGCTGTAAGAAGAAGCCGCCTCCCTCGCTGTGGATGCGCAGGTTCTTGGGCCCACGGACCGTCTGGACAGAGAGGGTGAAGAAGTGGTGGTGGTCGGAGGAATCCCGGATCAGAAAAGTGCCCGGGGGTTCAGAGCGTAGCAAGGAGCTGGCCTCCCGTCCCCCAACAGCCCCCCAGTAAAACCCACTCTCCTGGAGCTTACGCAGTGCACGCATCACCTGAAACAGGTAGAAAGGATGTTGacattattgtgttttcagCCAGAGTGAATGTTTACATTTCAATAATGCTGTTTTTCTAAAACTTCAGGTGTGACTGACCTGCTGGTAGTGTGCATGCGAGCTGAAGGGCTTGTAGTGATGCGGGGTAAAGTTCGACCCCTGAACCCTGCCCTCTGGAGGGATCCCGCTGCTCATGGCGAGGGGGTTGCGTCCACCGGAGGCTACCATGGCGCCATGGCCCCCTGCCTCTGCCCTCTGGCCGAGAGGCAGGGGGCCCGGAGCAGGAGCGCCGAGGTGGACAGGTGGAAAAGAGTTGGgggcagagggagagggaagagagggggaATGGGGCGAGGGCGGCGGGGTCACACACCGGGTCCAGGGCCCCGGGGCAGAGGAGTCTGATGCATCCAGAGAGGGGCTGGGAGAGAGCACCTAAACACAGCTGGAGAGGCAGGGAAGGATGGAGGACAGATTAGGCATCTATATATAGGCTgatgcacacatgcaaactcTGAAATTTACACTCATTCATAAATAAATGGCTTCTTTGCCTCACTGGACCTCTCGGTTTACAACTGTGACAAATGCACAAGGCAAGACTGCACAGCGAGCAGGCGGGTTATATTTAGTTTAAATGAATGAGcctcatgctgctgctgctgctgctgctgctgcaccgtGCAGCCAGACAGCAACTGGATCCTGATTGCTTTCAATTGTCTTCGACCGGGCGAACCGCAACAAGGGACTTCAGAAACGGggtcacacacagagagacagagagaaagagaggggggggggggggggcgggggggggggggggggagagaaagagagagtccGGCGCgcttttttctccccctctttcAATAAATAACTCCTTATTCCCAGCTCGGTTGCGCCACAGTGGTCCCATTCTCCGGTTTCACTGTGACTAAAAAGGTGTCCGGTCTTGTCTGGGTTGATCCCCGGTGGGCTCAGAGCCGGAGAGAACGGCTGAAGCAGGAGGCGCCATAACGGCACGGAGCCGCTAGAATGGAAGTCGATCCAATATTCACAAATATTGCAAAACAACCCCAAAATTTACActtccagcaaaaaaaaaaaaataccgtCTGCACTGCACCAAGAGCAGCTAAACAACATATGCTGTGGCTTTAACCTCTTCTTTGTCATTCAGGCTGTGCATGAAGTGTaactatgttattaatactgtagcactttaaGTTAAaccatgaatgaaaagtgcggcACAAATTAAACgcattattatttatcattattattattattgtgtctttCCCAGTCTTTTTTAACTTACCTTGCGGATATGTGCAGCCCCGCACCGCAGGCGCTCGTCGCAAAAGGAAAAGATATGCAAACTACCCGAGAGTAGTGCTAGATGAATTATTAACTCAGGCAttaaaatccaaaaaaagaaaaaaaaaaaaaaaaaaaaaagagagaggatccGTAGAGTGTGCGGGTTTCTGTCCTGACCGGAGGAATGTGGCGGTGGTGGTATCTGCCTGCCGGAGAAACCCCGTCCGTGTGTGTGGAGGAAGGTTACTGGAGGTTGTTTCCAGTGAAGCTCCGCCTCCTGCGCTCAGAGGCTCTTCCAGTAAACACACGCACGCGCCCTCccgcacgcacacgcacgcacgcacacgcacagcCAAGCTCGGGGCGCACGTGCTCGCGCCCAtgatcttataatacatccatggctcgagcgctctctctctctctctctctctctctttctctctctgtctctctctctttggcaGATTGCCAATAACTAATCAGCGTGACCTTTTGCCGGGCTGTTTCCTGGTACTGTTGAGTTCCCGTCCCGACAAGGTGAACATGTTAAAAGCTTCACATATGGCgcaacagaaaacaataatCTGTCAAATGATGAAATGTATGGTGCAGATTTCACTGCAGATATAGGAGCTGTTTTACATATTGTGTAACATGAAGACTTACATATGGTCCTAAAGCGGTGGtgctcaaactttttcacataaaggacccctaaactgacacaaattagacgAGGACGCCCATCTGAtaagagttttgtttttagatgttttattacagaaagtgaaagaaaccCATGAACAAAATAgtcaaacattttgtcattgtgttacttatggatggaaatataatgaaaataaatgattcccctttttcCTGGGGGCCCCCTAGAACCCCCTCATGGACCCCCgggggtccctggaccccacttttTGCTGGGACTCCACTGTCTTAAGTCACTATACTACCttgattattaacattttactgttttatttcataattttatatgtttttttttattatttttattgtgtgtattATCTTTTCTTAACTACTCGTCTTTTAATGTTGTCTTATTCAATtaactttttggctttttagtTAGTTTGGTGTGcattaaaatccatttaaatccattttttacATCCTATGTTTTATTAA
This sequence is a window from Thunnus albacares chromosome 20, fThuAlb1.1, whole genome shotgun sequence. Protein-coding genes within it:
- the socs3b gene encoding suppressor of cytokine signaling 3b, whose translation is MVASGGRNPLAMSSGIPPEGRVQGSNFTPHHYKPFSSHAHYQQVMRALRKLQESGFYWGAVGGREASSLLRSEPPGTFLIRDSSDHHHFFTLSVQTVRGPKNLRIHSEGGGFFLQPDSQSTQEPPQFDCVLKLIAHYMGKGPDATRNREGACGGNSEEMKAPSVYLIHTGGERIPLELRRPLSSSLSSLQHMCRRTLNNRGFGGSERAEQLPHTLRDFLEEYDAPI